The Polyangium mundeleinium genome contains the following window.
GTCGCGTACTAATGATGGCTCTCGTTGCCTTGTACTCTCCAAGGATCATCTGAAGCTCGCGCTCAACCGCTTGCCGCGATTGGTCGACCACCTCATCGAAAGCGTCAAGCAGAAGGAAGAGGCGCCCCTGCCGAAGGAGAGCACGCAGCGATTCTGTTGTCGGGGATCCGTCGAGCCCTGAAAGTGAATGCTGAACAAGGTCCAGTATGCCAACCGACGGAATACAGTTTCGAAGTCGGATTAGCACCGGAACCACCGTACTGCTCCCGTTAACAAACGCTCGTGCCTGACGGAAGCGCAATTGCGCCAACAGGGAACTTTTGCCGATACCCGACTCGCCCACGAGAATTATGGGCGCGGAATCTTGCGTGTTGAACACCTCGCTAAATTGTAGCGGAGGGTTGCTGCCGTCTTTCTCAAAATGGCGAAATACATGCAGCGCTTCCGGCAGGAGGGGTTCGACATCACCGTTGAGTGCGGTTTGAAGAGGTGACGGCAGCAGGGAAGGGACGCCATCCTGAAGGATGCGTCCGATGTACGACCCGAAATCATGCCATAACACGGATTCTGGCACTGCGGATGGTGCCCCGGCGAACATCGCCGGACCATTCACGATGACTTGAGTCGTTACGGGCGCGTGATTGTGTACGACAGCCACGGGACCTTGTATCGTGTCCCCCTGGGCGCTCCGGTCGACTGTTGGGCCCGGGTCCGCGGTTCGCATTTGCTCAAGCAGGGCACGCGCATACGCTGCCGAAATCATTGCGGCATATCCTTGCCAGCGATCCGCCTTGTGCTCATCGCAATAGTCGCAGGTTCCGCGCACGACGAGGTAACCGACGGCGTTCAGCCACGCGCTGTCGGCGACCCCGGCCCCCTCCATCTCCGCCGCCTTCACACCAAACGTATCGCGCAGACGGTCACGAAGCCGCGCGTTTTTGAGCAATTTGTTCGCGGACGCAATCGGACCACGGAAAACACGAGGCTCTCCCGTGCTGCGAGCTGCTCGACCAACGACCTCTTTGGGATTGTTACTTCGATGCAAAACATCGTCATCATCGATATGCGTAGGTCTACGTGCCCACTCGAGTCCGTGCGCGCGGGCGAAGTGAGCTTCCCATGAGCGATGCCCTTCAAGTTCGGCTACTTGAAGATCACGATCCGCCGTCAGAAGTCGTGCGCCTGAGGGACGTGGCGGATGGCGGGGGAGCCTCTCAACAACACCATCCCTCAGGACTTCTTTGTCATGGTCATATTGAATAACACCGTTATGGTCCGATACAACGATGTCACCCAAACGAACATCGTGATCTAGCTTCTCTGGATCGGGCACTGCACCAGCGATGCCAACCATTAGTACATTACTAACACTGGGTAAGCGTTCCAAGACAATCGCGACGTTAGCTGCTGCGAGGTTCTCTCCCATCCATGAACACGCGAGGACCACAGCATGCGTGCCTCCGCCCTTGGCGGGGATTTCGCCAAGCACGTACTCACCCGGCGCTTTTCCTGGAGTAGAGTAGCTTACGCAACCGTCGAGCATCTTTTTCATCGCCACCATCTCTTTGGGCAGGGCGGTGATGACCGCGACGGTCGTGCGTGCGGCGAGCGCTTCCGCACGGATATGGTCGTCATTGGCAGCCATGGGGTTCGTATAGCGCGTCTAGATCGAAATAGGTAGTCCTTGGACGTACCTGCATCTCGCAGACGCTCCCTCCGATCGCCCGGAGGCCCACGGGCTGTGGAGCCCCCACACTTCGGCGTGACCACCGACTAACTTCTCCTCATCAACCTCCTCCCGGCCGCCTCCAAGTCCTCCTTGAGGTGATGCGCATACCGCTGCGTCGTCGCCAGATGCTTATGGCCCGCCATCCTCTGCACGACGTGCACCGGCACCCCCACCCGCAACCACATCGTGATCGCGTAGTGCCGCAAGCAATACACCGACCACCCCCCGACCCCGACCTTCCGCCGCACCCTCTCGAACGCCTGCACGATCCCATACTGCCCCCACGCCCTCCCCCGCTCATTCAGCGCCACAAACTCCTCCCGCCCCGCACCCCCCGCCCCCTCGCTCCCCGCCAACAACCTCCCCAGCTCCGGCGCCACCGGCACTTCGCGCTGCCCCGTCTTCGGCGTGTGCGTCTCCCCATGCGACCGCCCCTCCCGCACGCTCACGAACCCGCCCACGGCCTCCCCCTCCCGCCGCAACCGCACATCCCGCCATCGCAGCGCCCGCACCTCATTCGGCCTTAGCCCCGCATACGCCATCCACGCAAAACTCACCCGATGCCGCTCCCTCGCGGCCGCGAGGATCCGCTCGACCTCCTCGTCCGACGCAATCTCCAGAATGCTCTGCCCCACCGCCTTGAGCCGCGGCATCCCCTCGGGCATCGCGCGCAGATACTTCCGCGCCACCGCGAATCGCAGCACCGACCGGATCACCACCTGCACATGGTTCCGCGTCGCCCGCGCGAGCCCCCGCTCCGAAAGCTCCAGGTCGAGCTGCGCCGCATTCCACCCCGGCGGAAACGAAGGCGCTCAGCAAGCGAAGGACGGTCTCGTAGAATTCCGCGCCCGATGTTCGGTTGGGCCTCGAAGTCGAGCCCGATCTTTCTCGCCCTCCACCTCCTCCCCGCCTCCAAGGTCGATAGCGTTCCCCAGCGCGTGCTCACGGACGAACTCAGGCGTGTCGACGGCGTAGCGTGCCTCGGACGTGGCGTCGGCACCGGCGGGGCCCAGCGGGCAAAGGCGAGGAGGGGGCGGGCCCAGAAGGACAGGGCACGCGACGGCCGGCGCATGATCCGGCTCGATGGGGCGGCCGCGCGCGAAACGACTCCCACCCGGCTGCCCTCCACGGCCCCCCGCCTCCCTCACGCCCTGCGCGAGGAGACCCATGCAAGGACCGTCACACACTCCACCGGAACCCCTACCCCCTTCCGATCCCTTCCCCCGCGCAGCCTCCTTCGTCGAAGCGCTGCGGGACGGACGCCGGGTTCGCATCCTCACGACGGAACCGTGCATGGAGGCGGGGAGATGTTGCGCACATCGCTTCCGGTCGTGCAGGGAGGACCCGAACCGATACGCGTATCGCTTCCGGTCGTGCAGGGAGGACCCAAACCGATACGCGTATCGCTTCCGGTCGTGCAGGGAGGACCCGAACCGATGCGCGTATCGCTTCCGGTCGTGCAGGGAGGACCCGAACCGATACGCGTATCGCTTCCGGTCGTGCAGGGAGGACCCAAACCGATACGCGTATCGCTTCAGGTCGTGCAGGGAGGACCGGACGTGATGTGCGTCACGCCATCGCGCACGCGTCGTCCAAACGCAGACTCCCCGGCGCCCGGAGCCGCGCGCGCGTCTCGGCACGCAGCGCATAAATCTCCTGCGCAGCCGGCCCCCACGCGTACCGACCGGGCTGCGCCTCCACCAGGATCCCGCGCTCACCCAGCGCCGCATACACATCCCCAACCGTCGGCAGATGCGCCGCGGGGTACGCCGCGACGAGCGCCTTCGGGCTCACGTGTTCCAACGCACGCTCAGGCTCCCCCATCTGGTGCGTGACGAGCGCGTAATCCAGCGCGATGGGCTCGAACAACGCCTCGACGACGCGTTGCAGCCGCGTATCACGCACATCCTCGGCCGTCCCCGGATCGAACCACCGATGGCGCGCGAGATGATCCCGCACGGCCACATGGTGCCCAAGGAGCACACGCGCATCCCCATGAAACCAGTGCATCCACTGGTTCTTCAGCGATTGCTGAAGCACGGGCGACGCGAGCTGCGGGGCCTCCAGATCACTCTCCAGCACGCATGCCCCCCGGCGACGAAGAGCGGCCGCGAGCCACGCCTCGTCCACGCCTTCGAGCTCGGCGTGGTTGAGAAACATGCGCAGGTGGAAGCTCGACACCGTCGTCTGGCGGACCTGCTCGGCGACGATCTCCCGGGCGAGGGGCTGCACCTCCGTCGAGGGCTCCAGCGTGAGCGGCGCGCCGCATGCGATATGGACACGGCCGAGCTGCACCTCGTCGCGCGCCATCTGCGTGAGCCATTCGAGCGTCGCGGTAAGCGACATCGGCGGACGCGCGCCGCCCCCGAGCTCCCCTTCGAATGCGCCCTCCTCGGGGACACGATCGTACGAAATCGCGATGGGCAACACGACGAAACGCCGCCCCGTCGCTTGCAGCGCCCGCAAAAGCCCGCGCCGAGGGGGCAATGCCCGCCGCGCGCGGCTGCGTTGCCCCTCGACGAAGAACATCACGGACGCGTCGCGCGCGACGAGCCGCTCGAGCTTGTAGCTCACCTCGCGCACCTCCTTGCCGACGCCCCGGCGCACGTAAAACGCCTGGGATTGCTCGAGCAGGCGCCCGATGAGCGGGATGTTCGAGAACTCCTCGGCCGCGGCGATGTGCGGCACCGGGATGCCGAGCTCCGGGTGCTGGAAGCAGAGGTAGCTGCCGAGGAGGAAATCGAAATAGCTGCGGTGCGAAGGCGCGAGGACGAAGAGGGCGCCCGGCGGGGCCGCGTCGACCGCGCGGCGGAACGAGCGGCGGTCGAACGTCACGACCGACGTGCACCGCCGCAGCGTCTTGCGCAGCCCGTAGGCGAGCGTGCCAATCGCCCAATTGCCCGGCCTCCGCGAGAGGGTCCACGGCAGGTCCTGGTTCCCGTCGTCGTGGTCACGCCCCGCGAGCGTCTGCTCCGTTTCCTTCATGGCAGCGCCTCCTCGATTACCCTTCGCCGTGACCCAGCTTCACCTCGCCGAGGACACCATGATTCCCTGCGCCGAACAGGTTGTCCGGGTCGACGGCCTGCTTCACGTCGCGCATGAACGCGCGCGCGCCCTCCGAGTAGATTTCCTTCACGAAGTCCTGCCGGATCTTGCCGACGCCGTGATGGTGGGAGAGCGAGCCCCCGGCGGCGAGGATCTCCTCGCGCGCGGCGTGCTCCATCTCGCTGTATTGACGCACGGGGTCTTCGACGCCCTTCGCGTAAAAGCCGAGGTAGAAGTAAATGCAGACGCCCGTCGGATACACCTGCGTGATGCGCCCGGTGAAGAAGGGCTTGCCCGGCAAGCGCCGCTGCTCGTGCTCGCGCAGCACGCGCTTGTGGACCCGGTCGTAGAGCTCCAGCGCGCGGCTCCACGGGACGCTCGTCTCGAAGCTCTCGGCGATCGCCCAATGCTCGAACGTGAGGTCGCGGATGTACGCAATGCCGAAGGTGAGCTGATAGCCGCGCTCGCCATTCGCCGCGCCGGCCTTCAGGCCGCCGTGCTGCTTGGCGATGCGGTAGAGCGTCTTTTCCTGGAACTCGACCTCGTCTTTCGTCCCTTCGAAGACGATCGTGGCGACGGCGAGCTGGTGCGGATCAAAGCCCTTGATCTTGGTGACGAGGAGCTGCTCCGCGTGGCTCTTCGCATGCGCCAGGAGCCCTGTCTTCTTCGGCTTGAGCGCCTGACCGAAATGAAACTGCGTGTTATCCATGACGCGCACGCTCGCGGGCACGGCGCCGGCGCGCTGGAGGTCGTACAGGAAGGCGAGGCCGCGCTCGAGGTCGGGGAAGATGACGCTGCCGTAGCGCTGCACCTCGGGCACGGGGAAGAGCTTGACGATGGCGGTCGTGATGATGCCGTAGTTGCCTTCGCTCCCGAACATGAAGTTCCGCGGATTGGTGCCAATGCTCTCGCGCGGCGCCACCTGCGGCCGCTCGACGACGCCACGCGCAGTGACGACCTGCATATCGAGGACGAGGTCCTCGATGTTGCCATACCGGTTCTTCTTCATGCCGCTCGCGTTGGTCGCGATCCACCCGCCGAGCGTCGAGAATTCGAGGCTGTCGGGCTCGTGCCCCATGGTGAGCCCGTGCTTCGCGAGCTCGGCGACGATGTGCCGGCCCGTCGCGCCGGCCTCGATGCAGGCCATGCGGTTCGTGGGATCGATCCAGAGGACCTTGTTCATGCGGCGCATGTCGACGGCAAGGACGACGCGCTTTTCATCGATCGACAGGCGCAAGGCATCCGTGACGTTCGTGCCGCCGCCGAACGGAATGAGGCACGCGCCGTGCTCCTTCGCGACCTCCGTCAGCTTCACGACCTCGTCATGCGACGTCGGAAAGACGACGAGATCGGGCACGCGCGGGAGGCGCTCGTAACGGATGGCCCAGATCTCGGCGCCGGTGTGCCCGTGGCCGCGGCGCAGGCGAACGAGCGGATCACTCGAGATCTGATCGTCCTTGAGGAAGCCTTTCAGCCCAGCGACGACCGCGCTCGTGTCCATGGCCTCGGGGACCGGCGGGGGATAATGCGGCTCATTGCGATTGCCGTAGGAGAGCGGCGCGGAGAGCGTGGCCGAAATCCAAGGCAAGAGCGACGGGAGGTCGACATTGCTGATGTTGTAGCGGCGGCCGGTGAGCACGACGTTGCCGTTCGGCTTCACGACGAAACGCGTATCGGCAAAGCCCCAGCCATCCAGGCTCTCGTCGTCTTTGGGCAGCGGCGCCGGGCTCGGGATGATGCGCGTGCTCGGGGCGCGTGCGCCGCGCGGAGGGAGGGTCGAGCCGGATGCGTTGTCGCGGTTGTCGTGTGCCATGGTGGTCGAAGGATGTTGCTCGGAAAGGATGGAGCCTCAAGCGAAAGCCTTTCGCCCGACGAGGCAGGCCGGACCTGTAGCACAGGGAGGGCGCGTCGTGCCACGCAATGAAGCAACACGTGGCCGTGCTGCATCGCGGCATTTCTGCGCGAGCGCAAATGTCTCAATGGCCCGATGCTCACGCCGCCACGCGCGGGCGGCGTGTCCCCTACTCCACCCGAACGACCGCCTCTTCCGGCAAGCTCGCCGCGAACGCGTCCCGCGCCGTCCGCACCTTCTCCACGTCGAGGCCGTCGAAGGTCAGCTTCGTCCGGTATTCGAGCCCGCTCCACCGGGGGTATGAGCCGATCTCCACGTCCGGGTGCTCCGAGACCACGCGGTCGAGCATCGGCTTGATCGTGCCCTCGTCGAGGGTCGTGAAGACCGCATGCGAGACGAACGGCACGTCGGCGCCGAGCTCCGCCTGGATCAGCGGGATCTTCGCCTGGAAGATCTCCGGGACGCCCGGCAGGATCCACACGTTGTTCATGACGACCGTCGGCCACGGCATCGACTTCGTCGACGCGAGGCGCGCACCATGCGGCATGCGCGCCATCAAGAGGTGCCCCTCGGTCACCTTCTCGCCGTAGTAGGTCCGCAGCATCGCCTCCATCGACGGGTCGGTCACCACGTGCGTGCCGAAGGCCCGCGCCACGCCGTCGATGGTCACGTCGTCGTGCGTCGGGCCGACCCCACCCGAGGTGAAGAGCCAGTCGTGCGTCTTCGACAACGTCCGCACTTCCTCGGCGATGACGTCGATGTCGTCGAGCACCATCACCACGCGCCGGAAGACCACGCCGAGCGAGCGCAGGGCCCGCGCGAGCACGACGATGTTCGCGTCCGCGATCTTGCCGCTGAGCAGCTCGTTGCCGATGATGAGCGCCGCCGCCGTTCGCACGGAAAAAACTCCTAGCTCTCGAACTCGCGCACGATGGGCTTGCCCTGGGCGTCGATGCCGAGGAGCTCCTCGACGCGGCGCTCGGCCCGGTCGAGCCGGTCCTTCGCGGCGCGCGCGAGGCGCACGCCCTCCTCGAAGAGCGCGAGCGAGCGCTCGAGCGGCAGCTCCCCGCCTTCGAGCTCCTCCACGATGGCGGAGAGCCGCCGCGTGGACTCCTCGAACGAGAGCGCGGACGCCTGCTCCGGGGCGGCAGGCTTGGTGATCGAAGCCGTCTCTTGGCTCATGGCGACCCAGCGTCCCCCGGGATGGCCTCGGGCGCAAGCGTGAGCGCGGCAGGGCCGTCCGGCAGGCCCGGGACGAGCACCACGCCGTCCGGATCCGCCACGATCGGCACAGCCACGCCGTCGGAGCGAACGAGCCGCGCCGCGCGGCCTTGAATCGACGGGAGCGCCGCCGGCGCGTTCGCCACGAGCGAGACCCACGCGACCGGGCCGCGAGGCACGGCGAGCGCCGGAAGGAGCGTGCGGCCGGACAAAGCCGCGCGGGCCAAGGCGCGGACCTGGTCGTCCGGATCGAGGTCCCGCGCGAGTTCGAGCGTCGCCGCGCGCAAGGGCTCGCGACGCACGGAGAGGGCGCGCACGACGGCGCGGCGCACGGTCGGGTCCTCCTCGAAGCGGTAGGCATTCGCGAGCAGCGACGTCGCGTCCGGCTCCGGATCGAGCGCGAGGCCGAGCGCCGTGTGCGCGCGGATGACCGGATCGGTGCCGGCGAGCAGGCGCTTGATGCGGCTGCGGATCGCCTCGTCGTCGCGGCTCGGCAAGGCGCGCGCGGCGAGCGCGGCGAGCGGGCTCTCCCCTTCGGCCCAGCGCGCGAGCAGCGCCGTGGGCAGGCCCGCGCCGCTCGGATCGGCGAGGAGCGCGACGCCCGCCGCGACCTCGATCGCCGAAGGAACGTCCCCCTTCCCCGTCGCCTTCGCGTTCGCGCCGAGCACGCGCCCGAGCTCCGCCGGCGCGTCGTCCTTGCCGAGCGCCGCGCGCGCGAGCGAGGCGCGCGCCACCGCGGCCACGATCGCCACGTCGCAGGGGCGTTTCTCGGGGCAAGCTGCGTCGAGGGCGGAGCGGACGCTCGTGCGGCCCGTCGCGACCCGACCAAAGGCGCTCACGGCGCGGTCGGCCGGGTCTTTTTCGTTCGCCATGGCCACGAGCGCGTCGCCGAGGCCGTCCGGCTCGTCCCCGAGCACGAGCCAACGCACGAGCGCCGCGCGCGTGATCAGCCGGCGCGGCGCGCCCTTCTTCGCCGACGTGCTGCCGAGCGCCCGCGAGAGGGCCGCGCGCGCGTCCTGGCCTGGCATCCGCGCCAGCGCGAACGCCGCGGCCGTCGCATGTTCGGGCTTGCCGAGCTGCACGAGCAGCGCCGCCGCCGCCTCCGGCCCGCCCGCGCGCCCGATCGCCGCGATGGCTTGCTCCCGATCGTCTCCGTCGAGCGCATCGAGCGCCGCGACGAGGGGTTTGACCAGCGCGGGCGAGGGCGCGGTGAGCGCGAGGCGCACGCCGTCGAGGCGCGTCGGGCCGGCCGCGAGCAGCGCCGTGATCGCCTCGGACGCGCCTTCCACGCCGAGCCGCGCGAGCACCTCGGCGCCCGCGCGCTTCTGCTTCACGTCGTCGCTCTTCACCCACGTGCGCGCCGCGGCTTGCGCGCTCGAGTCCCCGAGCCGCGCGAGCGCGAGCGCCGCAGCCGCGCGGTAGGCCAGATCCACGTCTTCGAGCCCCTGCCGGAGCCGCGGAATCGCCCGCACGTCCCCGAGGTCGCCGAGCAGCGCGGCGAGGGCCGGCTCGATCCGGCGACGCCCTTCGAGCAGCGCCGCGATCGACGCCGGCGGGTACACCACGAGCGCCGCCGACGCCGCCTCACCACCCGGCCCGCCTTGCATCACGGCGCCCACGAGCGCCGACGTGGCCTTCTTGTCGCGGCTCCTCGCGAGCGCGAGCGCCGCGGCCCCACGCGCGAGCCCTCCGTGCGAGGCCGCGCGCGCCTCGGGCCCGCCTTCGGTCAGCTCCCGGATGAGCAGCGGCCGCACCGCCTCGCGATCGGCGTGCGCCGCGAGGATCCGGATGCCTTCGAGGCGCGTGCGCCCGTCGCGCGCGAGGAGCGACGACTGCTCGAACGCGTTCGTCAGGGCGTCGAGCGCCTCGGGCGTCCCGATCGCGCCGAGCCGCCGCACGCCACGCAGCCGCCCCTCGACCGTCCCCGACACGAGCAGCCGCTCGGCAACGGGGATCCCGAACAAGCCACGCAGCGTCCCGCGGCCCGGGGCCTCGGCCTCGTCGTCGGCCTCGACGACGGCCTTGCGCGACACGCCCACGGCGAGCCCCTGGGCCTCGGCCGCGCGGGTAGGCAGGAGCGAGGACGCGACGAACGAAAGGGCAGCGAAGGAGAGCGCGGTGAGGGCCCGGGAGCAGCGAGACATCGCGGCGCAACTATCGGCGAGGGAGGCCGGGTTGTCACGCCTCATCCTCGGGGGGTTCTAGGCTCGATCGAGCTGGGCCAGGAAGTCGCGAAGGCTTTCGTCGAGGTCTCTCGGCGTCACCTTGACCTCGGCGAAGATGCGCTGGGTCCCCGCGGGATCGGTCTTCAGGTTCGCGATGATCGTGTCGAGATCGCCCTTGGCCGCGAGCACGGCCACGCGCAGCTTGTCCTTCGGCCCGAGGTCGTTCGTCGCCGCGCCGCGGAGCTTGTCCAGGCATTCCGAAAGCTTCACGCCCCGGAGCGCAGCCACACGGGAAGCGTCCCGCGGCCCGCCGCTGTTCGAATACGCGGTGAGGGTCGTGCTCTCGCGCGCGGCGAGGTACTTCCACATCGCGGACGCGACGTTCGGGACCGTGTTCATCGTATCCTTCGGCTTCAAGCCCACCGCCTTGAGGACCTTCTCGTACGACTTGCTGTAATTCTCGGCCGCGCGCGGCTCGACCACGCTTGCGGGGTCCTTCCCTTGCGCCTGCAAGGCTTTGTTGACGGTATTGCCCGCTCCGGTGATCTTCTTGGTGAAGTAACTCAGCATGTGCTTCACCGAGATGGCGGCATGTCCTTCGGACTTCAGGAACAGAGCCGACGAGGCCGATCCGACACTTTCGAGCTGGACGAGGAGCTCACTGTATCCCTTGAGGAATTGCCAGCCGGCGCCCGCGCTCTTGCCGCGCTCGCCGAGATGGCTCGACCACCGATCCGGCAGCGCGTCGTACCCTTGTCTCACCTGCCCCGGACTCTCGAGCTCGATCATGAATGAGCCCTTCTCGACGGGCTGATGGATCCAGCACACGATGTACAGGGCCTGGAACCCGTCGAGACCCACCGCCGACCGGAGGAGCGCGCTCACGGGTTCACTTCCTTGTCCAAACCGATCCTTCAGGTACTTGGACCAGTCGGCCGGCGTCTGAAAGCTCGGGCCAAAGATCTTGTCCTTGTCGCTCCGACTGCTCTCACCCTTGATGAGGTCCACGAGCGTGGGCATCGCTCACCTCGCTCCGGGCTTCTTCGCCTTCGCCACCTGGGCCTCGGCCTGCGAGACGGCCTCGTTCAGCGTCTGCAGCGCCTCGATGGCATGCGCCGAGCCTTGCCGATCGATGTCGAGCTGGAGGCCGCAGCCCGCGCAAAAAATGGAGTGGCCGGTCAGGATCTGCTCGATCGTGGCCTTGATCTTGAAATTGCAGCACGGGCACGGGAAGCCATGATTGTCGGACTGAGCCTTCAACCCTTGCAGCATGACGATCCTCTCCTTGCTCGATGGTCCTGGTTCGTGCGATTGCGTTATTCTTGGCCGCCGACGGGCGCCCCGGTGACCTGGATGTTGTTGCTGAGCAGCCCGAAGATGCCCGTGATCCCCGCGGGCACGTCGCTGCGCGACATCGTCAGCGTGAACTTGATGTTGGTCGTCTCGGACGTGGCGTCGTTCTTCGACTGCGCGTCCGCCGCGATCTTCGCGAGCAGCTTCGGCGCTTGCGAATCGCCCTGGCTCATCTCCACGATCTTCGTCGTGAACGAGATCTCCGCCTTGTCGATGCCGAGAATGGGGATCGGGACGAGCGTCAAGAGCGGTACGGAGACGGTGTATCGCTTGACGCCCACGCCCGGCACGACCTGCTGGTAGCTGAACTGCACCGTGCGCAGCTCGCCCTTCTCGTCGAAGCCCACGTTCTGAATGAAGTCCGACGTGGCCCTGGCGGCCATTCCATCCGCATCGACGACGTCGCGGACGAGGCTCCCCACGAGCTGACTCAACGGGATCTGAGAAACGGTGTTCTCCGGCATGACGGACTCCTACACGATCGCGTGGGGCGCTTCGGCCGTGACTCCCTGGAGCCGCGGCACGCCCGACGCGTCGATCTCGATCGACATCTTCACCAAGAGGAGCGGCCCCAGCTCCGCTCGTTCCTTCTCCGCGATCGGCCATTCGAACGTGCACACGACGTGGGTCGGGCGCAGGTTCGAACGAAAACGCTCCACCTGCTGCGCTCCGGAGAGCTCGCGCGCAGGCACGCGAACGAGCGCGAGCCCTCGCTCGATTTCATGCAGCACTGCAGTGACCATCCGCTCGACTCGCTCCTGCATCGACGCTCACCCCGAACCGCAAGCAGGTGGAGATCGCGACCATCGCCCTCGTTCAGCTCACGTCGTCGTCTTGCCGGGCACCGCCTTGATGGCGTCGTTCAGCATGTTGAGCACCTTCGAGGTGCCCGCAGGCATGTCGTGCCCCGTGGCGTGCACGTTGACGTTGACCGTGTACTCGACGGAGTACTTCGAGTCCCTCGTCGAGCTCGAGTCCGACTTGCTCGAATAGCTCCCCTTGAAATTGACCTTGTCGAAGAGGAAGCCGACGGATCCGCTGGTCTCGCCGCCCGCCTGGCTCTCCGAGCTTTGCTTCGTGTCGAAGCTCGACGTGGCATTGATGGCCGCCTTGAAGTTGATGTCCATCGTCTCGACGAGCAGGTACGGGATCGGTACCAGGGTCAAGAGCGGCACCGTGAGCTGCGCCGTCTCGCCGCCTCGCGAGAATGTGAACGTGACGGACATCACGGCCGTCGGCTTTGCATTGTCCGTCGACATCTGGGGGTTGCCGTCTTTGTCGAGGCCAAAGAGGACACCCAGCACGTACTTCAGCGTGGCGTTCGCCGCCAAGGTCTGCGCTTCGACGCCCGCGACGAGCGGACCGCCGATGATCGCCCCGAAGGGGATCTGACTGAGGAGCTGCGTCGCGGCTTGCTGATCGCCGCCGGTGGCTTCGCCGGATCCTGTATCGCCCATGGGAAGACTCCTTTTTTATGCCGCCGGGCGCCGAAAACGGAGGCACCACCGGAGCACCGCAAGAACAAGGCAAGCAGGTCGAGATACGCCGCTTGGCCGAAAAGAACGATTCATGGCGCCCACGCACGACACACGTCGCCGTCGCGTGGGATCACGCCCGCGAATCACGGCAAAGCAGCGAGACGCAGACCCCCGAGCCAAAGAAGTCGCGAGCCCCGGCTGCAGCTATCGGCCGCTCGCCGGTGCTCTACAGATACGGCCGGTCGATCCTCGGGAGCAACAAATTTTCGTCCCACGACAGGATCGTTACGAATTCATACGTTTCAGGCCCGCCGAGCCCGGTCGTTTGACAACGAGATTCAGCGTATTTTCCCGCGAGATTCGCGCCATTGTCGTTCGAGTCAAACGGGGGTGATCGACACGTACGGCTCGACCAACGATATCGGCGCGTCGCGCGACGCCACGTTTCGCCGCGGATTCGATCCGCAATCGCGCTCGGACGCACCCCCGCGGCGCCCCTCCCTGGATCACCTCCGATCCACCTGCCCGTTGCCAAACGCGGATCGCGCCCGTCCCTGGTCACGCGACAGCGCAGGTTCGGCCACGATCGATCGCCATCCTGCGAGCGGCGACGCACCCTCGCCCGCCTCCGCGAGGGCCTCCGCTCCCGCACGCCCCGCGCGTCGCGCCCAACCGTTCCATGAGACCGACGCCGGCCGCCGCGGGGCCTTCCGCCCGCGCCCCCAGGTCCCTCCCCCCTGTCAAGACCCATCTTGGTCGTGCCTCCGCGCGCGCCGGCCCACCTCGCCGCGGCGCAGCACTATTCCGTATCGTCAGAACGGAACGAAATTGCTGGTCGGGCTGGCGGCTGGCAACTACGTTACGTCACCCGTCCCGG
Protein-coding sequences here:
- a CDS encoding HEAT repeat domain-containing protein; translation: MSRCSRALTALSFAALSFVASSLLPTRAAEAQGLAVGVSRKAVVEADDEAEAPGRGTLRGLFGIPVAERLLVSGTVEGRLRGVRRLGAIGTPEALDALTNAFEQSSLLARDGRTRLEGIRILAAHADREAVRPLLIRELTEGGPEARAASHGGLARGAAALALARSRDKKATSALVGAVMQGGPGGEAASAALVVYPPASIAALLEGRRRIEPALAALLGDLGDVRAIPRLRQGLEDVDLAYRAAAALALARLGDSSAQAAARTWVKSDDVKQKRAGAEVLARLGVEGASEAITALLAAGPTRLDGVRLALTAPSPALVKPLVAALDALDGDDREQAIAAIGRAGGPEAAAALLVQLGKPEHATAAAFALARMPGQDARAALSRALGSTSAKKGAPRRLITRAALVRWLVLGDEPDGLGDALVAMANEKDPADRAVSAFGRVATGRTSVRSALDAACPEKRPCDVAIVAAVARASLARAALGKDDAPAELGRVLGANAKATGKGDVPSAIEVAAGVALLADPSGAGLPTALLARWAEGESPLAALAARALPSRDDEAIRSRIKRLLAGTDPVIRAHTALGLALDPEPDATSLLANAYRFEEDPTVRRAVVRALSVRREPLRAATLELARDLDPDDQVRALARAALSGRTLLPALAVPRGPVAWVSLVANAPAALPSIQGRAARLVRSDGVAVPIVADPDGVVLVPGLPDGPAALTLAPEAIPGDAGSP
- a CDS encoding DUF2589 domain-containing protein, which translates into the protein MGDTGSGEATGGDQQAATQLLSQIPFGAIIGGPLVAGVEAQTLAANATLKYVLGVLFGLDKDGNPQMSTDNAKPTAVMSVTFTFSRGGETAQLTVPLLTLVPIPYLLVETMDINFKAAINATSSFDTKQSSESQAGGETSGSVGFLFDKVNFKGSYSSKSDSSSTRDSKYSVEYTVNVNVHATGHDMPAGTSKVLNMLNDAIKAVPGKTTT
- a CDS encoding DUF2589 domain-containing protein gives rise to the protein MPENTVSQIPLSQLVGSLVRDVVDADGMAARATSDFIQNVGFDEKGELRTVQFSYQQVVPGVGVKRYTVSVPLLTLVPIPILGIDKAEISFTTKIVEMSQGDSQAPKLLAKIAADAQSKNDATSETTNIKFTLTMSRSDVPAGITGIFGLLSNNIQVTGAPVGGQE